The genomic stretch GCCGCGGTGAATCAGTTTGCCGGTGGCGAATACTTTGCCTCCGACGGGTACGGCCGACAGATGATTTCCACTTACTTGTACTCCGCAGGCATATTCGCCTTCCCGGCATAGCGACATGGAGCCATGTCCTGCCACAATCTCGGCCAGAGCCAGTGACGCGCCGCCGTTCAACATACCAAAGGGTTGTGAAGTACGATGGTCTACAGGCATTTCGGCATGTACCGCATTCTCGGTGGGGGGTAGAAACCGGATACCCAGATGTTCCGCCATCGAATTCGAATAATCAGGTTTGCAGGTTATTTCTTCCATCATTTGTATGTCTGTTCTTTTCTATAGGGCTACAAAAATACATAAATTTTAGATGAAAATGTCGCTAATGTTGTTCTTTTAAGAACAAAAACATTCGGGGTTTGTTTCTATTTTCGGAATATATTTTTTATTTTGCAAAAAGAATTCGTACAAATGCAACAACGAATGAATAAAACAATAATTTAATACCTATGCTCATTACGATTATTATCCTTGTACTGTCCGCAGTATTTTTTGTAAATGGCAAGATACGGTCGGATCTTGTGGCTCTTTGTGCTTTAGTGGCTTTGTTGATTTTTCAGATATTGACGCCTGACGAGGCTTTGTCCGGATTCTCCAATTCGGTCGTCATTATGATGGTGGGGCTGTTTGTGGTTGGCGGAGCGATTTTTCAGACGGGACTTGCCAAAATGATCAGTTCACACATTCTGAAATTAGCGGGTAAGAGTGAATTGAAATTATTCTTGCTTGTAATGTTGGTGACTTCTGCTATCGGGGCTTTTGTGAGCAACACAGGTACGGTGGCTCTGATGTTGCCTATCGTGGTCAGTCTGGCAGTCAGTGCCAACATGAATCCCAGTCGTTTGCTTATGCCGTTGGCGTTTGCCAGCAGTATGGGAGGTATGATGACACTGATTGGTACGCCGCCCAACCTTGTTATTCAAAATGCGTTGACTTCGGCCGGTTTTCCTCCGCTTTCGTTCTTCTCTTTTTTTCCGGTAGGGATTATTTGTGTGGCAGTGGGTACTTTGGTGTTGCTTCCGCTCAGTAAATGGTTTCTTTCGAAACGGGGGAAAAACGGAGACGACAATGTTCATTCGGGCAAATCCCTGAAACAGTTGGTGAAGGAATATGGGCTATCCAGTAATTTGTTCCGGTTGAGGGTGGTCGGTGACTCCCGGCTGCATGGAAAGACGATTATAGAGTTGGATATCCGGCGCAAGTATGGATTGAATATACTGGAGGTGCGTCGTGGGGATATGTCACAACACCGCTTCCTGAAAACAATTACTCAGAAGCTGGCCGATCCCGGTACGGTTCTTCAGAAAGAGGATATTCTGTATGTGACGGGGGATTTTGAGAAAATAAAGTTGTTTGCCGAAGATTATCTGCTGGAGATGCTGGACGAGCATACTACCGAAGAAGCGAAAAACTCAGCCAATTCATTGGATTTTTATGACATAGGTATTGCTGAAATCGTTTTGATGCCTTCCTCCAATCTGATAAACCAGACGATAAAGGGGGCGGGCTTTCGTGATAAGTTTAATGTGAATGTACTGGGTATCCGCCGGAAGAAGGAATATTTGTTGCAGGACTTGGGCAATGAGCGGATTCATAGCGGGGATGTGTTGCTGGTGCAGGGTACATGGAACAATATCGCCCGGCTGAGCAAGGAAGATGCCGACTGGGTGGTACTGGGACAACCGCTGGCCGAGGCTGCGAAGGTCACGCTGGATTACAAAGCACCGGTAGCTGCGGTTATCATGGTGCTGATGGTGGCAATGATGGTGTTCGACTTCATTCCGGTAGCTCCGGTGACGGCGGTGATGATTGCGGGTATCCTGATGGTACTGACAGGATGTTTCCGCAATGTGGAGGCGGCTTACAAAACCATTAACTGGGAAAGCATCGTACTCATTGCGGCCATGCTGCCTATGTCGCTGGCATTGGAAAAGACAGGGGCTTCCGAATACATTTCGAACAGTCTGGTCAGTGAACTGGGAACATACGGACCGTTGGCGCTGATGGCGGGTATTTATTTCACTACTTCCCTGATGACGATGTTTATCAGCAACACGGCTACCGCAGTGCTTCTGGCTCCTATCGCGATGCAAAGTGCAACACAGATAGGGGTAAGTCCCGTACCTTTTCTCTTTGCGGTGACACTGGGGGCAAGTATGTGTTTCGCTTCTCCATTCTCCACTCCGCCCAATGCGCTGGTGATGCCCGCCGGACAATATACCTTTATGGATTATGTAAAGGTAGGGCTGCCGTTGCAGATTATTATGGGCATTGTCATGGTGCTGGTACTTCCTTTGCTGTTTCCTTTTTAAGTTGTTTATAATATATGATGCCGATGACGTCCGCTATAAACCATCCGATAGGAATAGACCACCAGATTCCGATGACCCCGATGGCAGGAATGCCGGCAAGCCAATAGGAAAGGGCTACACGGGTTCCCAACGATACCACTGTGAGCACTACGGACATTCCCGGCATACGGATGGCCCGATAATATCCGTATAACAGGAACAAAATCCCGATTCCGCAATAAAACGCTCCCTCGATGCGTAAATAACTGATACCGATGTTCAGAATTTCCGTTTCGTGGGGGCGGACAAAAATCAGCATCAATAGTTTGGCGAATAAAAAGACCAGAATGGAAATGACCAGAGAGAAGAGAACGGTGGTAATCAAGGCACTTTTCACTCCTTTGCGGATCCGTTCCTCTTTTCTCGCTCCGAAGTTCTGGGCAATAAAGGTGGAAAAGGCATTTCCGAATTCCTGTACCGGCATATAGGCAAACGAGTCTATTTTTATTGCTGCCGCAAAGGCGGCCATGACTACAGTGCCAAAACTATTGACCAATCCTTGTACCATCAGAATGCCCAGATTCATCACCGACTGTTGTACACAGGTCAGTGCGGAGAACGAAGTGATCTCTTTCAGGCAGTGACGGTCGAAATGCAGGTCGTTGCGGTGTAATCTCAGTTCGGGGTATTTCACGTAGGCATATCCCATAATTCCCAAAGCGGATACTCCCTGTGCGGCCACCGTGGCGATGGCTGCTCCCTTGATTCCCCAATCCAACTGCAAGATAAAGAATAAATCCAGCCCGATGTTCAGTACAACGGAAACCGCCAGAAACCAAAGAGGAGTAACGGCATCTCCTATGGCACGCAGTAATGCCGCATAGAAATTATAGATAAAGGTAAAGCCGATTCCCCAAAAGATAATCCACAAGTAATCATACATCATGCCATAAATATCTTTGGGAATCTGCAATAACCTGAGAATGGGATGAATCCAGACGAAAGCCGCTATATTTAGAATCAATGTTACTGTACCGATCAGCAGGGCGGATACATAGATGTTACGGCGTAGGGAATCCGTTCGTCCGGCTCCATATTGCAAGGAAAAAACGGTTCCGCTTCCCATGGACAATCCCAGCAGGATGGAAATGAGGAAAACCATCAGCGTATAGGCGGAACCGACGGCAGCCAATGCGCCGGAACCTATACATTGTCCTACAATCAGCGTGTCGGCTATATTGTAACACTGTTGTAGCAGTGAGCCTATAATCATAGGTAAGGTAAAACGTAGCAGAGTGCCGGTGATACCTCCCTGCGTCAAGTCTATTTTAGATAACATGATGCGTGTCTGTTCGATTCAATTTCTTATTTATTTTGAAATTTATTGCGAAGGTAGGGAATAAAATATCAAACAACAATAAAGATTGTCTATTTAATACCCGGAATGTTCTTTCTCCTTAAAAAGAGTTAACTTGATAATATTTTCCATAGGAAACTTTTTATTATAAGAAATATCATGTATGTTTGCATAAAGTTTCCATTGGAAAATATTAAATCAAATAAAATAGTTTAATTATGAAGTATATAGTAATAGGAGGCGTAGCAGGAGGTGCAACTGCTGCCGCACGTATCAGAAGAAACACGGAACAGGCGGAAATCATTTTGTTCGAGAAGGGAGAATACATTTCGTATGCCAATTGTGGTCTACCTTATTATATAGGAGGTGTGATTGCGGAGCGGGAAAAATTGTTTGTACAGACTCCGGAGGCTTTTGGGAAACGTTTTAACATAGATGTGCGTACCCGGTCCGAGGTAATAGCCATCCATTCTGCCGAGAAAACAGTGGATATTCGTACTTCCGACGGGAAAACTTATACGGAGAGTTATGACAAATTATTGCTTTCTCCGGGTGCGTCGCCTGTTCGTCCTCCCTTGCCGGGCATTGACAATGAAGGGATTTTTACCCTACGTAATGTGAATGATACCGATGCTATCAAGAGTTACTTGCAGCAGCATAAGGTGAAACGGGCGGTAATCATCGGGGCCGGATTCATCGGGTTGGAGATGGCGGAGAATCTGCAGGAAGCCGGTGCGGAAGTGGCGGTTGTAGAGATGGCAAATCAGGTCATGGCTCCTATTGATTTCTCTATGGCTTCTTTGGTGCACGAGCACTTGTTGCAGAAAGGAGTACATCTCTATCTGGAAAAGGCGGTGGCTTCTTTCGAACGCACGGTCAACGGACTGGAGGTTGTTTTCAAATCGGGCGAAAGGCTGCCTGCCGATATGGTGTTGTTATCCATCGGGGTACGTCCCAATACCTCATTGGCGACAGAGGCCGGACTGGAGATAGGGGAGATGCGCGGTATTAAGGTTAATGATTACTTGCAGACTTCCAACGAGCATATTTATGCGGTGGGCGATGCTATCGAGTTCCGTCATCCACTGACTGATAGACCGTGGTTGAATTATCTGGCAGGTCCGGCCAACCGTCAGGCGCGTATTGTGGCAGATAACATGGTCTTTGGAAATAAGGTTACATACGAAGGGGCTGTCGGTACTTCCATTGCCAAAGTTTTTGATATGACTGTCGCTGCTTCGGGCCTTCCGGCAAAACGGTTGAAACAGGCAGGCATTGATTATTTGTCGGCAACCATCCATTCCGGTTCCCATGCGGGATA from Phocaeicola dorei encodes the following:
- a CDS encoding PaaI family thioesterase, yielding MMEEITCKPDYSNSMAEHLGIRFLPPTENAVHAEMPVDHRTSQPFGMLNGGASLALAEIVAGHGSMSLCREGEYACGVQVSGNHLSAVPVGGKVFATGKLIHRGRSSHIWNIDITTPQGELVSTVRVVNFILKKK
- a CDS encoding SLC13 family permease; this encodes MLITIIILVLSAVFFVNGKIRSDLVALCALVALLIFQILTPDEALSGFSNSVVIMMVGLFVVGGAIFQTGLAKMISSHILKLAGKSELKLFLLVMLVTSAIGAFVSNTGTVALMLPIVVSLAVSANMNPSRLLMPLAFASSMGGMMTLIGTPPNLVIQNALTSAGFPPLSFFSFFPVGIICVAVGTLVLLPLSKWFLSKRGKNGDDNVHSGKSLKQLVKEYGLSSNLFRLRVVGDSRLHGKTIIELDIRRKYGLNILEVRRGDMSQHRFLKTITQKLADPGTVLQKEDILYVTGDFEKIKLFAEDYLLEMLDEHTTEEAKNSANSLDFYDIGIAEIVLMPSSNLINQTIKGAGFRDKFNVNVLGIRRKKEYLLQDLGNERIHSGDVLLVQGTWNNIARLSKEDADWVVLGQPLAEAAKVTLDYKAPVAAVIMVLMVAMMVFDFIPVAPVTAVMIAGILMVLTGCFRNVEAAYKTINWESIVLIAAMLPMSLALEKTGASEYISNSLVSELGTYGPLALMAGIYFTTSLMTMFISNTATAVLLAPIAMQSATQIGVSPVPFLFAVTLGASMCFASPFSTPPNALVMPAGQYTFMDYVKVGLPLQIIMGIVMVLVLPLLFPF
- a CDS encoding MATE family efflux transporter, giving the protein MLSKIDLTQGGITGTLLRFTLPMIIGSLLQQCYNIADTLIVGQCIGSGALAAVGSAYTLMVFLISILLGLSMGSGTVFSLQYGAGRTDSLRRNIYVSALLIGTVTLILNIAAFVWIHPILRLLQIPKDIYGMMYDYLWIIFWGIGFTFIYNFYAALLRAIGDAVTPLWFLAVSVVLNIGLDLFFILQLDWGIKGAAIATVAAQGVSALGIMGYAYVKYPELRLHRNDLHFDRHCLKEITSFSALTCVQQSVMNLGILMVQGLVNSFGTVVMAAFAAAIKIDSFAYMPVQEFGNAFSTFIAQNFGARKEERIRKGVKSALITTVLFSLVISILVFLFAKLLMLIFVRPHETEILNIGISYLRIEGAFYCGIGILFLLYGYYRAIRMPGMSVVLTVVSLGTRVALSYWLAGIPAIGVIGIWWSIPIGWFIADVIGIIYYKQLKKETAKEVPAP